The Trichocoleus desertorum ATA4-8-CV12 nucleotide sequence ATTACGGCGCTAATTGGGCCTTCTGGTTGTGGCAAAACCAGCTTTCTGAGCTGCTTAAATCGTCTGGTAGAACTAACGCCTAAAGTGCGGCGATCGGGACGGGTGCTCCTGGCAGACCAAGACATTCAGGCGATCGAGGTCATCTCTTTGCGTCGTCGAGTTGGCATGTTGTTTCAAAAGCCCAATCCCTTTCCGCTCTCCATCCTGCGGAACATCGAGTTTCCGTTGCGAGAGCATGGCATCAAGCAACGTGATGAAATTGATCACATTGTTGAAACCAGCTTGCAAGGTGTGGGCCTGTGGGATGAGGTGAAAGATCGGCTGCAAACGCCTGCCCTGTCGCTCTCTGGTGGGCAACAACAGCGGCTCTGTCTCGCTAGAGCCTTAGCTCTCCAACCAGAAGTGCTGCTGATGGATGAACCCTGTAGCGCTCTCGATCCACTATCCAGCGAAGTGGTGGAGCAGTTGATCGCTACGCTGCGGGGCAAATATACCTTAGTGGTTGTCACTCATAACTTGGCTCAAGCCAAACGCATCGCCGATCAAGTGGCTCTGTTTTGGGTGCAAGAAGGAGCAGGACGATTGATCGAAGTCGGTCCCACAACCCAAATCTTTGAGGCTCCCCAACAGGCGCTCACGTCGGCTTATGTCACTGGAGTTAGAGGCTGATTTGTTGGACTAAGCTATCCCGCTGGCGGAATGGCAGGGTTTGGGTGACAGCGGCGAGCTAACTCTAGGCAAGTGGCGATCGCAGCATTGGTTTTAATCGCCTGAGCATTGATGTGAGTAGGGCTAGCTTGGTACCCCTCGGCTTGCAGGAGTTGGATCAGGCGATCGCGGGCAGGCGGGTCTATTTTGCCGCGTCGGCCAATTTCGCCTAAACCAAAAAAGTAGGGAGGTAAGTCTGCCTCAGCTTGCATGGTTTGTAGCAGTTGCACTCGTTCGGGCCAATGCCACTCTTGAGCTAACTTTTCCATTCGTTGCAACATCAAGCGATCGTGCAATGACCCCAACCACATTGGGCCGCTAAGGGTTAGAGGCTCTGGTGGAGAGTGGTGGTGGCAAACGGCACGGCTGAGTTGACGCCAAGATACCGTTTCATAGTGACCGCAGTGATGGCAGTACCCCAAAAATCCATAGTGTTTTAGCTCAGAACCCGGATTGGCTAAAACTCGTACCATCACCCGATACACCTGGCCATTAAATAGCGAAAAAACGGGTTGAATACTCAATCCTTTATTATTTGCTTGTTGCAAGGTGCTACCAATTAACATCCGCAATCCTTGTTCGTGCAACGCCGGATGCCAGCGGGCATACGCGCCATATACTTGCAAACTTTTTTCGGGTTCATGGCCTGAACTCGTGCGCCCATCTGTGCTCGTTAAATAGAGCAACCCACCAATTTTTGTTGCCCAAAGACTGGTGCTGAGATAAGGGGCAGGACTGCCAAAACTATCTACATCAACTAAGTCGTAATAATCTTGCCGTTGATAGCAATCAAAAAAGACGCGATTGGCGTCTTGATAAGTGATTTTATAAGAATTTGGCTCTAAATAACTAGATAAATTTTGGCTTAAAGTAGGGCTCACATCCGGGTTAGCGTCATTTGCCCACACCCAGTCTGCTTGGCTTTCCAATACATAGCGGAGAGGTCGGACTCCACAGGCAGTCATGGCATCGAGAACTCGCAGTCTGCCCGTATCAGCTTTATAAATTGCTGCGGCCAATAGTCCTAGATCTCTGCCAATTTGGCTTTGAGGCCGATAAAAAGTATTGCCGATTTGAAAATGGACTTTACCCTCCTGTTGCCAATGGGAATCGCGATTCATTTTTCTTGATTAACTTTAATTAACTAAAAATTGATCCCAAATTAGAAAGTAGTGGTTAAACCTTTAATCCACTTTAGTTTTTGCCATTTGGCGGGAATTCTAAAAATGCGAAGTAGGCTTTTTCTTTCATGAATTCATTGCAGTTTGTAATATTTTTGTGAGTTGAAAGCCCAAATCTTTTAGACTAATTTTCGATTCAATGCGTAATCAAGGACACAATGATGCCAACGCTTCTCTGGCATGACTGGTTGATTTTGCTGTCATTTTTTGCTTGTCTGGCTGGTCTCGGCCTACTAGTTGGCATGCCTCAAGATCAAGACGAAGATTTTGAACAGGCTGAAAGCATGTTGATGCTGATGATCTTTACCTATTGGACTGTGCACTGCGTCGCTTTGGGCGTGCAGAAGTTTGCCTTGCCTGACTGGGACGTGTTGCTTCTAAGCCTGAAGTTCACAGCCATTCTTTCTTACCTACTCACTTTTGCTTGCACGATCAGTTTGCCGCTCAATCGTTTGGCGGTTGTGCTGCGTCAGGTTGAGTAGTGCTAGCCCCGCAAAATAAGTCCTAATCAATTACTTTGCTAAGACTACTACTTTGCTAGGGCTGCTACTTTGCTAAGACTGTAGCGATCGCGCTTTCCAAGACTTCTTGAGTCAAGCTCGTTAAAATAAACACTTCCTGTACTGTCTTGCCTTGTCGGGCAATTACCTTAAAACCGCCGCGAATGGGGACAGAGATCTTGAGCTTAAGTTTTGGGGAGTGCGCTCGTACAGCTCCAATTACACCAGGGGTAATCGTTTGAATCCCCTCTTGCTGAAGCAGTCGTTCCAACAATCGAATTAAGCCCGGAATATGGGTGGAGTGGTTGAGAACAAGCCTGCCGCGAGAGGGGTTAGCCATTGTTTTGCCAGTTTGAAGTGGGCTGCGATCGCTGAGAAGCATCCCTCAGCATAGAGGAAATCGCAGCATCCCAAAAGTTCTGCTCAAGCCGTTTAGGTTAACCTGCTTCTAGAGGAGCCATCGTTAAACCAGCGCGGCTTAGTTGTGTATGGTAAAGTTCCGCCTGCTCTTGTGGCCCTACCCAAACGATTGCTTGACCTTCAAAGTGAATTTGATTGGTCAATTCCCAAGCGCGATCGCTAGTCATAAACGGAATGTACTTTAGCAAACACTCGGTCACGTGCTGAAACGTGTTGAAGTCGTCGTTTAGCACAATGATCTTGTAATTTGGGTAAGTTTGACGGGTAACTTGACCAGCCTTTTCAGGCGCTACCGTAGGCGCGGCGGCTGCAAAATGGGAAGCTGCCGCAAGTACCAGATTCATAGGCCGTTACCGAAAACACTTTTAACAAAACTACGTATTTAATCCTAGTGCAATTCTAACGACTTGAAATCGCTTCGGCCTCTGAGCACCCTTCTATTTCCACTCCTCCCACTTTTCATTGAAGATCGAAGTATCGGGGAAGGCGATCGGGTTGTTGTTCTGGATTAGGCGTTGTTGCAGGCGTTCTAGCTGCGGCTCTGGGCTTGGTAGCTGATCAACCAACTGGTAAGGCGCAATGCCTTGCTCTAAAGCAAAAGCCGCCGTGGTGCCCGCAGCCGCTCCAGAAGACCACTCAAACGAATGCACCCGATAAGCAGCAGCAGCAATGTGACTGGTAGCAATACTCTTACCCGCCACTAGCATGTTGTCAATTTTCTGGGGAATCATGGCTCGCAGGGGGACTTGGAAGGGATAGGCACTACCCGCCCCGCGTCGCTCTCCTTCTCGTTCGGTATTACCGGGGCGCTCAGGAGGATTCTGAGTCATACAGGGGTGAAAGTCGATCGCATAGTGCCCAATCCCAACCGCATCTGGATAAATAGTCGATCGCGTGCGGCGAGTAATTTTGTCCGCAGGCAATTTGCCCCCTACAAATGACGTGGCCTCTAGGCCTGCTAAGGTTGCTTGCAAACCACGATACATCTGAGAGGGTAGCGTTTGGCGGTAGTACTCATCTTTGAAGTAATCCAGGCGAGAAATATCTACCTCCCAAACTGTAAAGCCTTGTGGCTGCCCCCAAGACGGACGACCAATGATGCGGCGACCTTCGCGGATGTAAGGATATTTAGACAAGCCATGAGCCGTCCCCATCGGGGAATCAAATCCTGCTAGGTAACGGTGATTGGGCTGTGGCTGTTTAACTCCTGCTCCGAGTTGGGAATCAGTTGTACCTGCGACTAGCCAGTGGAAGTAACCCTGGGACAGTTCCTCAGCCCTTTGGAGGCTTTGCGCCCGAAGACCCCCCATCCACTCTCCTGGCTGGAGTTGCCCACTGCTAGCTAGTTGCTCGCGGGTGTAAATAAAGTTATCCGTGGCAGTGCCAGGGCGATAATCATTTCCCCAAGTCCAGTTCTGCATGGAAATATCGCCAGGGGTAATGACTCCGGTGTTTAATTGGGTCTTCGCTTCTTGGGAGGCTGGATTCTGATTCCAAATCCGCCGATAGGTAAAGACAAGCGGGAAACTGGCGAGCCGAGTCAATTCATAACTGTAGTACCCGGCGTAGTTGGGGTAGAACGGAGGCTGAGTATGCTGTTGGGGTTGCTCGGTTGCCTGCATGGCAAAAGTATAGGTAAAGCCTTGGGTGCAATAAGGGTCACCTGTGGCGCTAGAGGAAGACGGCTCTAGGTAAGAACGAGGATCGATGCCGAGGCGATAAGGCACATCAGCCAGCCCCACCAGTTCTCCGGTTTCAGTGGCATCAACTACATACCATTGAGGCGTGTTAGTTTGAGCCTGATTGGTTCGAGATTTAGATGGTTTCGGCTGAGCTGGCACAAACCGCACGATCGCTTTTTGAAATTGGGCTGAGTTTTCGTAGCGGTAGGCATCCTCAATTGTTTGGGAAAGTGGCAGCGAGTTGAGCGGGGTAGCTTTAGAGGTAGGACGGTGCTGGATCGCGATCGCCCCTTGAATCTGTTGTCCAGACCCCACACCAGACCCTACAGTACTTGTGTCTAACTCTTTAATGACAGTGGCAGGGAACCACTTCAAAGTCCCTTTCCCGCGCTTCGCTGCCTGTTGCAGCATGTCAAATAAGATTCGGTGCCCATCCTGTGGCAAGAAGCAAGACTCACTCACCCAGCAATCACCAGGGTTGAGATCTCCCTTGTAATGACGCTGAATTCGTTGTCGTAGTTCTAGGTAGCCACGGGAGTAAAACAGCAGCGATCGCTGGGTCTGCCGCTCATCCAGTGCCGAGGTGCCTTGAGCCGAAATTTGTCCTCCGACCCAGTCGGTAATCTCAGTCATGCAGACAGTGCGCCCTGCCAATAAGGCTTCGTAAGCCGTACCTACACCTGCTAAACCACCGCCTGCTACTAACACTTCACAGGAAACTGTCTGGTCTGGCGTTCGGGGTGGTGCCGCGATCGCAGCAGGAGCCAAAAATTCTACGGCGAGGGTGGCACCCATCAAAACTTTGCCTATAGCAGAAAGGTGGCGACGTTGCATCATGAGAAAACTGTAAGGGGGCATGAGGGGGTTAATAATTCGAGCGAGTGATTTCAGTAGTGCCTAACAGGTATCAAGCCATCCTGAGCAGCTTGGCAAATAGCACTCAAATAAATGCTTTAACCAACTGCTTAACCTTGACTACAGGGTAATGCCTTAAGTTTCGGAGTCTGAGTAAAAGGCTTAGGAGTTTTTGAAATGATGCGATCGCCTCGTAAATGGCAAACCTTGCGTTCTCGCATGGTTTTGGATCACCAATGATGCCGAGTGCGGCAAGACACGGTGCTGTTGCCTAGCCAGGAAGTGATTGATGACTATTTCGTCGTGGTTCGGCCTGATGTGGCGCTAGTCCTTGCCCTTACCGCTAACCAAGAAATTGTGTTTGTGCGGCAATATCGTCACGGTATAGGGGAAATCTTACTAGAACTCTCAGCGGGTACTTTTGACCCCAATACTGAAAGCCCAGAGGTTGCTGCCCAGAGAGAACTACAAGAGGAAACAGGCTACAGTGCCCCTCACTTGCTGAAACTGGCAACCCTATATGACAACCCTGTAAAAGATACGAATCGGATTCATTTATTTGTGGCTCAGAATGCTTTTATTTCTGGTGAGCAAAAACTTGATGTGACTGAAGCCATTGAAGTTGTTTTAATTCCGATAGAAAAGGTATCAGAAAAAATCTTGAAAGGAGAAATTTGTGTGTCTGGAACGATCGCAGCTCTGTGTCTGGGGCTGCAATTTCTCAACTTCTCCCAATAAAATTTTTTAGTTTTTATTTCTTTACATACTGGGTTGTTTTTCCTAGAAAGCAGTCTCAGCAATTGTGTCGAAGATGCTGCTACGCGCTCTCGAAAATTCTTCTTTTATAAAATAAGAAGATAAGTTGAAAAATCTTAGAACTCGCCTCTACCGCAGGGGCTATTTTGCCTCTGTCTTCAGGTATACTTGGCAAAATCACAATTCCTTAAGAATTGACTTAGTGCCAAACATGAGCGACTTAAAGTTAGAGCAAGAAATCGAAAGAATGGCTTTGGCTATGATGATCCGCAACACTCAAGTAGGCCGCGATCTCATAGCCAATTTAAAAAGCCAACTGACTCTTATCGAGGTAGCAGGAGTATTGCTCGTTAGTTTTGAGCGTTTAATTGGTTTTGACACTGATGCCTTTTTTTGGGCTGTCGAACATTTAGTCCCCGCTGACGTGATGGCAGAAATTCGCAGAATTACCTCTCCTGCGATCTACCAACGGCTAATCGGCAAGGGGTTCTTGCCCGGTAGAGATATCAGTGTGACAGAGAACGGTCAATTACTCCTGAACGAGCGAGCCAAGACTGTATTAAGCCCTTGTTGTCTGGTATTGATCTAAGCCTTGGTAACCAACTGGTTCTGAGTTTGATTCACTACTACACCAGGTTGCAATCGCTGCGGTTCGCCCAACATCACGATTGAACAAGTGAGTTGTTGGACAATCTGGGTGGTGACATCACTAATAGCCAGTCCAGCTGTAGTTCGACGACGGAGCGATCGCAGCACTACCAAATCGCAGGTTCTAGAAGCTTGCACAATGGCCGCCACGACATTATCACTGGCTACTAGCTGGATTTCAGGTTTGAGCTGCGGTGCCCATTTAGCTACCGACATCGCTAATTGTGATTCAGTCCAAGCCCTTTTGCCAGCGGATGTGTAGCGATTGCTCACGTGGAGCAAAGTTACAGTGGCTTGATTGGCAGAAGCTAACATTTGAGCAAACTGTACCGTTCTGGCTGATGCGGCTCCCAGGTTATCGATAGGCACCAAAATGCGCTGCATGCTGGTGGGAGAGTTTAACAACCGGGTGATAGCTACGGGGCAGTGGGACGACCAAAGCACGCTGTCAAGCACATTCCCAAATAGACGGGCCCGGAATCCAGTCCGCCGACCCCAACCCATGACAATTAAGCTGGCATCTTGCTCTCGGCTGGCCCGACTAATCCCTTGAGCAATGCCATCGTCAATTCGGAGCAATGGTTCTGCCTCTACCCCCAGTTCTTGACTGATGCCTGTAGCATTAGCGAGCAAACTATCGCTACGCTCCATTGCCGAACCGAGAGTTGGGGCATCCATATGGGCATGAGCTGTAGCGATCGCTAAGGGCACAACCCGCCCCGACTCATGCCGAGCTAGCAATGCCGCCATCTCAATCAAATACTGCTCTGTTTTAGGGTTATAAACGGGTACTACTACAGTAAAAGGATGATCTGTTGTGCCAGTCCCCCAATTGACGGGTGTGGCATCAGACTCCAAGGCAGGGTCTGATGTAATCAGCTTAGGAGCAACGCGACTCGTAATTAATGGACCCAAGGTAGCGGTCACCAGCATCAACACAATGACACTGTTGAGCACGCCTTCAGTCAACATCCCAGCCCGATATCCTACCAGTGCAGCCGCCAATGTTGCTCCCACTTGAGGCATTGACATCGACCACATCGTTAGCAATTCGTCCTTGCTGTAGCGGTACATCAGTTTAGCCCCGTACGCTGCTAGGAACTTACTGATGATTAAGCCAGTGACGATCGCTAGAGTTAACCAAATCGAGGAGATACTTTTGATGAAAGCAGGAATATCAATGAGCAGACCCAAGTTAACAAAGAAAATTGGAATAAATAAGACACTACCGACAAATACTACTTTCTCTTTAACTGGGCCTTGACCGACGGCATCATTCACTGCCAAA carries:
- a CDS encoding DUF2103 domain-containing protein codes for the protein MANPSRGRLVLNHSTHIPGLIRLLERLLQQEGIQTITPGVIGAVRAHSPKLKLKISVPIRGGFKVIARQGKTVQEVFILTSLTQEVLESAIATVLAK
- the clpS gene encoding ATP-dependent Clp protease adapter ClpS produces the protein MNLVLAAASHFAAAAPTVAPEKAGQVTRQTYPNYKIIVLNDDFNTFQHVTECLLKYIPFMTSDRAWELTNQIHFEGQAIVWVGPQEQAELYHTQLSRAGLTMAPLEAG
- a CDS encoding cation:proton antiporter — encoded protein: MESILKFFEEPIVSFAVLLTVILTVPILVERFRIPGLVGLLAAGVILGPNGLHLLQKGSETISLLAEIGLLYLMFVSGLEVDIEEFRRKKYRSIGFGSLTFAIPLIFGTAVGRLFGFDWNASVLIGSLFASHTLLAYPMVSRLGVVSNEAVTVTIGATIFTDVGSLLVLAICIGINQGDFNATKLAILLGSLAIYSVVVLFGFDWAGRQFFKRTGDDEGNQFLFVLLAIFLASLGAQLIGVEKIVGAFLAGLAVNDAVGQGPVKEKVVFVGSVLFIPIFFVNLGLLIDIPAFIKSISSIWLTLAIVTGLIISKFLAAYGAKLMYRYSKDELLTMWSMSMPQVGATLAAALVGYRAGMLTEGVLNSVIVLMLVTATLGPLITSRVAPKLITSDPALESDATPVNWGTGTTDHPFTVVVPVYNPKTEQYLIEMAALLARHESGRVVPLAIATAHAHMDAPTLGSAMERSDSLLANATGISQELGVEAEPLLRIDDGIAQGISRASREQDASLIVMGWGRRTGFRARLFGNVLDSVLWSSHCPVAITRLLNSPTSMQRILVPIDNLGAASARTVQFAQMLASANQATVTLLHVSNRYTSAGKRAWTESQLAMSVAKWAPQLKPEIQLVASDNVVAAIVQASRTCDLVVLRSLRRRTTAGLAISDVTTQIVQQLTCSIVMLGEPQRLQPGVVVNQTQNQLVTKA
- a CDS encoding phosphate ABC transporter ATP-binding protein, with the translated sequence MIDSLTHSCPASTPVLHPPSLQTEQLSLFYGSKPAFQSVLLTIPPGKITALIGPSGCGKTSFLSCLNRLVELTPKVRRSGRVLLADQDIQAIEVISLRRRVGMLFQKPNPFPLSILRNIEFPLREHGIKQRDEIDHIVETSLQGVGLWDEVKDRLQTPALSLSGGQQQRLCLARALALQPEVLLMDEPCSALDPLSSEVVEQLIATLRGKYTLVVVTHNLAQAKRIADQVALFWVQEGAGRLIEVGPTTQIFEAPQQALTSAYVTGVRG
- a CDS encoding tRNA (guanine-N1)-methyltransferase; this translates as MNRDSHWQQEGKVHFQIGNTFYRPQSQIGRDLGLLAAAIYKADTGRLRVLDAMTACGVRPLRYVLESQADWVWANDANPDVSPTLSQNLSSYLEPNSYKITYQDANRVFFDCYQRQDYYDLVDVDSFGSPAPYLSTSLWATKIGGLLYLTSTDGRTSSGHEPEKSLQVYGAYARWHPALHEQGLRMLIGSTLQQANNKGLSIQPVFSLFNGQVYRVMVRVLANPGSELKHYGFLGYCHHCGHYETVSWRQLSRAVCHHHSPPEPLTLSGPMWLGSLHDRLMLQRMEKLAQEWHWPERVQLLQTMQAEADLPPYFFGLGEIGRRGKIDPPARDRLIQLLQAEGYQASPTHINAQAIKTNAAIATCLELARRCHPNPAIPPAG
- a CDS encoding FAD-dependent oxidoreductase; its protein translation is MGATLAVEFLAPAAIAAPPRTPDQTVSCEVLVAGGGLAGVGTAYEALLAGRTVCMTEITDWVGGQISAQGTSALDERQTQRSLLFYSRGYLELRQRIQRHYKGDLNPGDCWVSESCFLPQDGHRILFDMLQQAAKRGKGTLKWFPATVIKELDTSTVGSGVGSGQQIQGAIAIQHRPTSKATPLNSLPLSQTIEDAYRYENSAQFQKAIVRFVPAQPKPSKSRTNQAQTNTPQWYVVDATETGELVGLADVPYRLGIDPRSYLEPSSSSATGDPYCTQGFTYTFAMQATEQPQQHTQPPFYPNYAGYYSYELTRLASFPLVFTYRRIWNQNPASQEAKTQLNTGVITPGDISMQNWTWGNDYRPGTATDNFIYTREQLASSGQLQPGEWMGGLRAQSLQRAEELSQGYFHWLVAGTTDSQLGAGVKQPQPNHRYLAGFDSPMGTAHGLSKYPYIREGRRIIGRPSWGQPQGFTVWEVDISRLDYFKDEYYRQTLPSQMYRGLQATLAGLEATSFVGGKLPADKITRRTRSTIYPDAVGIGHYAIDFHPCMTQNPPERPGNTEREGERRGAGSAYPFQVPLRAMIPQKIDNMLVAGKSIATSHIAAAAYRVHSFEWSSGAAAGTTAAFALEQGIAPYQLVDQLPSPEPQLERLQQRLIQNNNPIAFPDTSIFNEKWEEWK